The Podospora pseudopauciseta strain CBS 411.78 chromosome 2 map unlocalized CBS411.78m_2, whole genome shotgun sequence genome has a window encoding:
- the FLC3_1 gene encoding putative flavin carrier protein 3 (COG:S; EggNog:ENOG503NW1I) has translation MRLSLTRPVAAFASLAALVAPAMAEPILQSNSLNSCQENSLFSASLFKVVFTPNNKTANVDIVAVSSVQGNVTFDVEVSAYGFPIIKQKVSPCDMGLAGLCPMTAGKIPLNFNLPVTGDALEQVPGIAYNFPDLDATVKVIFTMTDGPEAGNAVACVEADISNGKTVDLLGVKWATAIVAGLALTSSAIMSGLGHYNAASHVAANALSLFGYFQAQAMLGLTGVPLPPVVMSWTQDFQWSMGIIRLEFMQDIFTWYQRATGGTPATIFDSLTTVSVQVEKRSLDFIEAGMSLAKRSVAMMPRSIAEPLGQAMKRDLMRRANIETSSGSYIVYGIQRVAFRAGIESTNVFMTCVAFFCLMVIFVSLAVAAFKGACEMAVKNKMMDSDKFLDFRNGWLTVLKGILFRLTLIGFPSMAIMCLWEFTQNDSAALMVLAVFFLIGMTTTLCWAAFKVIMIARRSIVMHNNPAYILFSDPQALNKWGFLYVQFRASAYYFILPYLGYLGLKAMFIAFAQHSGTVQAVGFLIIEAGALIAASVLRPWMDKSTNSFNIAICAINFVNSIFLMIFTEVFNQPRLVTGVVGVVLWIANASFALVLLLMLIVTTVIVIFRDNPDGRYTYMADDRTSFMKSQTHLTTTTELDALAATARGGKEGFNKGMDLDDDAESITSDSLRRQTERLGVPSAHSNQSFGAHSNNSFGAQSNYNNQGYGNRPQSPANPSMPFFPADGPRSPPRYQDNGSMRAPSPFDGSPPYRNQNNSPGPGAFRQQNNASPSPWQRGAGYD, from the exons ATGAGGTTATCTTTAACACGGCCCGTTGCGGCCTTCGCGTCGCTCGCGGCGCTCGTCGCACCAGCAATGGCAGAGCCGATTCTCCAGTCGAACTCGCTCAACTCTTGTCAGGAAAACTCGCTGTTCAGCGCCAGCTTGTTCAAGGTCGTCTTCACACCAAATAACAAAACAGCCAACGTCGACATTGTAGCTGTCTCGTCAGTCCAGGGCAACGTCACTTTCGATGTCGAGGTCTCGGCCTATGgtttccccatcatcaagcaAAAAGTTAGCCCATGCGATATGGGTCTGGCTGGTCTCTGTCCCATGACAGCAGGCAAGATTCCTCTCAACTTCAACCTTCCCGTTACCGGTGACGCCCTGGAACAAGTACCTGGAATCGCCTACAACTTCCCCGATCTCGACGCCACCGTAAAGGTGATTTTTACCATGACGGATGGTCCCGAGGCAGGAAACGCTGTTGCTTGCGTGGAGGCTGATATTTCCAACGGAAAGACGGTGGATTTGCTTGGTGTCAAGTGGGCTACTGCCATTGTCGCTGGTTTGGCTCTCACATCGTCGGCTATCATGTCCGGTCTCGGCCACTACAATGCCGCTTCCCACGTCGCTGCCAACGCCCTCTCGCTCTTTGGTTACTTCCAGGCCCAGGCCATGCTTGGTCTCACTGGTGTGCCTCTGCCGCCTGTTGTCATGTCGTGGACCCAGGATTTCCAGTGGAGCATGGGAATCATTCGTCTCGAGTTCATGCAGGACATCTTTACCTGGTACCAGCGCGCCACTGGTGGTACTCCGGCCACCATCTTCGACTCGCTTACGACCGTTTCCGTGCAAGTTGAGAAGCGATCTCTGGATTTTATCGAAGCTGGTATGAGCCTCGCGAAGCGCTCTGTGGCCATGATGCCGAGGAGCATCGCTGAGCCTCTCGGGCAAGCCATGAAGCGGGACCTCATGCGTCGCGCCAATATCGAGACCAGCTCCGGCAGTTACATCGTGTACGGGATCCAGCGTGTGGCCTTCCGCGCAGGCATCGAGTCGACCAACGTTTTCATGACTTGCgtggccttcttctgcttgatGGTCATTTTTGTCAGTCTGGCCGTGGCCGCTTTCAAGGGTGCCTGCGAGATGGCCGTCAAGAACAAGATGATGGACAGCGACAAGTTCCTCGACTTCCGCAACGGCTGGCTCACGGTCCTCAAGGGCATCTTGTTCCGTCTTACCCTCATCGGGTTCCCGTCCATGGCCATCATGTGCTTGTGGGAGTTCACCCAGAACGATTCGGCTGCCCTGATGGTCCTGGCTGTCTTTTTCCTGATCGGAATGACGACCACGCTCTGCTGGGCCGCCTTCAAGGTGATTATGATTGCCCGCCGCTCCATCGTCATGCACAACAACCCGGCCTATATCCTCTTCTCGGACCCCCAGGCACTTAACAAGTGGGGCTTCCTCTACGTGCAGTTCAGAGCCTCCGCCTACTACTTCATCCTGCCCTACCTTGGCTACTTGGGACTCAAGGCCATGTTCATCGCCTTTGCGCAGCACTCGGGAACCGTTCAGGCCGTGGGTTTTCTTATCATTGAAGCCGGCGCCCTGATTGCCGCCAGCGTTCTTCGCCCATGGATGGACAAGAGCACCAACTCTTTCAACATTGCCATCTGCGCCATCAACTTTGTCAACTCGATCTTTTTGATGATCTTCACCGAGGTCTTTAACCAGCCCAGACTCGTCACTGGCGTTGTGGGCGTCGTGTTGTGGATTGCTAATGCTTCCTTTGCGCTGGTTTTGCTGTTGATGCTCATTGTCACCACTGTCATTGTCATCTTCCGCGACAACCCGGATGGCCGTTACACCTACATGGCCGATGACAGAACCTCGTTCATGAAGTCTCAGACGCACCTCACGACGACTACCGAGCTGGACGCGCTCGCGGCTACCGCTCGCGGCGGCAAGGAGGGTTTCAACAAAGGCATGGACCTGGATGATGACGCCGAATCTATTACATCGGACTCGCTCCGGCGCCAGACCGAGAGGCTCGGCGTGCCTTCTGCTCACTCTAACCAGAGCTTTGGTGCTcactccaacaacagcttTGGCGCCCAGTCGAACTACAACAACCAGGGCTACGGCAACCGCCCCCAATCTCCAGCCAATCCGTCGATGCCATTCTTCCCCGCCGACGGACCTCGCAGCCCGCCGAGGTACCAAGACAACGGGTCGATGCGGGCGCCCAGTCCGTTTGATGGCTCTCCGCCCTATCGAAACCAGAACAACAGCCCAGGTCCGGGCGCCTTCCGGCAACAAAACAACGCTAG CCCAAGTCCTTGGCAACGCGGTGCCGGCTACGACTAA
- the OMA1 gene encoding metalloendopeptidase (EggNog:ENOG503NX2W; COG:O; MEROPS:MER0026545), whose amino-acid sequence MFLLRRPPRFRPSRIFSHVPHQKPTPRSPPPPSPQSLRSYPQPRWHSTKSPPPEEEEIHQRIIPHKRNPYNPSNNRNPYSYRTYNNDHYIRLQAAEPLRGPSKITTTAVIAIATTAGLLFYFANLEKVPVSNRTRFNVYGPDSSTLKSVAEMSYKRLLIELQDQGARILPEWDPRTVRVRRVMQRLIPFSGMGANQDWEIFVIDAPNQANAFVLPGGKVFVFSGIMNLARGDSALATVLGHEIAHNVAGHFGERLSQDIGKNILLFSLMLLGGVIGIGPLIAGWFGTSVIDITFGNPMSRLQETEADYIGLMMMSEACFDPRDAVGFWGRMEMVGQREVARGGVDVPEWASTHPSNANRIKKIQEWLPEAMRKREDSDCSTTGSTADAFRRALETGGFIIMGW is encoded by the coding sequence atgttcctcctccgccgacCACCTCGGTTCAGACCATCCCGCATCTTCAGCCATGTCCCCCACCAAAAGCCAACACccagatcaccaccaccaccatcaccacaatCCCTCCGCTCCTATCCCCAACCAAGATGGCACTCCACcaaatcccctcccccagaagaagaggaaatcCACCAGCGCATCATCCCCCACAAGCGCAACCCCtacaacccctccaacaaccgCAACCCCTACTCCTACCGAACCTACAACAATGACCACTACATCCGCCTCCAAGCCGCCGAGCCCCTCCGCGGCCCATCAAAGATTACAACCACAGCCGTAATAGCCATCGCCACAACCGCCGGCCTCCTCTTTTACTTTGCGAACCTCGAAAAGGTGCCCGTGTCCAACCGCACCCGGTTCAACGTCTACGGACCAGACTCCTCCACCCTAAAGTCAGTAGCCGAGATGAGCTAcaagaggttgttgatcGAACTGCAAGATCAAGGAGCGAGGATACTACCCGAGTGGGATCCACGGACtgtgagagtgaggagggtgatgcaGAGACTCATTCCCTTTAGCGGAATGGGCGCGAATCAGGACTGGGAAATCTTCGTCATCGACGCCCCAAACCAAGCCAACGCTTTTGTCCTGCCCGGCGGAAAAGTCTTTGTGTTCAGCGGCATCATGAACCTCGCCCGAGGCGACAGCGCCCTCGCCACTGTTCTAGGTCACGAGATAGCCCACAATGTCGCTGGGCATTTTGGCGAGAGGCTATCGCAGGACATTGGGAAGAATATCCTTTTGTTCAGTCTCATGCTGCTTGGGGGGGTGATTGGGATTGGGCCGTTGATTGCGGGGTGGTTTGGGACGAGCGTGATTGATATCACTTTTGGGAACCCGATGAGCAGACTTCAGGAGACGGAGGCGGATTATattgggttgatgatgatgagtgaGGCGTGTTTTGACCCGAGGGATGCggtggggttttgggggcggatggagatggtgggaCAGAGGGAGGTTGCGAGGGGAGGAGTGGATGTACCGGAGTGGGCGAGCACGCATCCGAGCAATGCTAATCGGATAAAGAAGATACAGGAGTGGCTGCCCGAggcgatgaggaagagggaggataGTGATTGTAGTACTACTGGGTCGACGGCGGATGCGTTCAGGCGGGCGTTGGAGACGGGGGGGTTTATTATTatggggtggtga
- a CDS encoding uncharacterized protein (COG:S; EggNog:ENOG503P7QY), protein MGFIAGFTGGLTLTLSLTYLALHTHRRNREVQSILLRSQSHTLDTLNPLSSSTLPPRKSSYITTDGTHTYIPRQTLASTTTSFLEEAKSRWNSEVIAAVNWAQSHSPAIESTASSAVVDLAHNAPAIKERVADASREGWQTAEKGLFRAEKKIGEVVERTVEKGKEVYGKAKAKVYLAEEKLEGKLEAKLEGVSEIERALAERFDQAKRERRLERTVEEVLAERYKPIDERDFGGLALI, encoded by the exons ATGGGCTTCATAGCCGGCTTC ACCGGAGGCctaaccctcaccctctccctaACCTACCTAGCCCTCCACACCCACCGCCGCAACCGCGAAGTCCaatccatcctcctccgctcccaATCCCACACCCTCGACACTCTCAACCCCCTGTCTtcttccaccctccccccccgcAAATCATCctacatcaccaccgacgGCACACACACCTACATCCCCCGCCAAACcctcgcctccaccaccacctccttcctaGAAGAGGCAAAGTCCCGCTGGAACTCAGAGGTCATCGCCGCAGTAAACTGGGCCCAGTCCCACTCCCCTGCTATCGAAtcaaccgcctcctccgccgtcgTCGACCTGGCGCATAATGCCCCCGCCATCAAGGAGCGAGTAGCAGACGCAAGCAGAGAAGGATGGCAGACGGCTGAGAAGGGACTTTTCAgagcagaaaaaaagattggggaggttgttgagaggacggtggagaaggggaaggaggtttATGGAAAGGCAAAGGCAAAGGTTTacttggcggaggagaagctggaggggAAGCTTGAGGCTAAGTTGGAGGGTGTGAGTGAGATTGAGAGGGCGCTGGCGGAGAGGTTTGACCaggcgaagagggagaggcggTTGGAGAGgactgtggaggaggttttggcggAGAGGTATAAGCCGATTGATGAGAgggattttggggggttggcgcTGATctga
- the mrpl8 gene encoding 54S ribosomal protein L8, mitochondrial (BUSCO:EOG09264MZ1; COG:J; EggNog:ENOG503P1YY), with translation MAGGHVKYRHLSRTSSHRQALLRNLVTELVRQESIHTTWPKAKEAQRLAERLITYAKKNNETSRRQAQGILFTPDELMPKLFGPIRERYLNRPGGYTRVLRTMPKNKFDQGDSAILELVDGPKDMRFAITAAAVARDRKLGTGHTDITIKNIQKVTQFRPEGRDQFEEMVEKVAGLQLNMNELKDKAVKKE, from the exons ATGGCCGGCGGCCACGTCAAATACCGCCACCTCTCCCGCACTTCCTCCCACCGTcaagccctcctccgcaacctcGTCACCGAGCTCGTCCGCCAGGAGTCAATCCACACAACATGGCCCAAAGCCAAAGAAGCCCAGCGCCTCGCAGAAAGGCTCATCACCTATGCCAAAAAGAACAACGAAACCAGCAGGAGACAAGCCCAAGGCATCCTCTTT ACCCCCGACGAATTAATGCCCAAACTCTTCGGCCCCATCCGCGAGCGCTACCTCAACCGCCCCGGCGGCTACACCCGCGTCCTCCGCACCATGCCCAAAAACAAGTTCGACCAGGGCGACTCCGCCATCCTCGAGCTAGTCGACGGGCCAAAGGACATGAGATttgccatcaccgccgccgctgtGGCAAGAGACAGGAAATTGGGGACGGGACACACGGACATCACGATTAAAAATATCCAAAAGGTCACGCAGTTTAGGCCTGAGGGGAGGGATCAGTTTGAGGAGATGGTTGAAAAGGTTGCCGGGTTGCAGCTGAACATGAATGAGCTCAAGGACAAGGCGGTAAAGAAGGAGTAG
- the UTP25 gene encoding rRNA-binding ribosome biosynthesis protein utp25 (COG:A; EggNog:ENOG503NWH6; BUSCO:EOG09261XZ6), with protein sequence MGPRGGAGFRGGPRGGSRGGSRGGSRGGARGGFASRGRGGTRGRGRGRARAPTEPRSAKFDSARLANDDDSQSEDEGVPDEEEEQSDVMSLVDSDSDEEEDATSAQPYVNLMKRLIETNPQKAKRRKLDHAPAEDNQPEAAPAPESGDEDERDDEQEEQRDVDEVEEAEEDPADIQPEDLFDEDDDLDETDPFETHISNPDENTVPARVRAAQNGKWKMQRQPFESTRAYWSYPQTEDGQELPLPAPITNVSNLHLKKRLKEVMESKRSTFGSVEKTVAPFLFNYRDMLYCDRTVGSSQDLRNLAALHALNHLYKTRDRVIKNNARLAKADANEDLELRDQGFTRPKVLMLLPTRQSCVKMVDSILSVCQPDQQENRKRFEDGYIEKLSKFSDDKPEDFRDLFSGNDDDMFRLGMKFTRKSVKYFSQFYNSDIIFASPLGLRMAIGSEEERKVDFDFLSSIELVIVDQADALLMQNWEHVEFIFEHLNIQPKDAHGCDFSRVRSWYLDDQAKYFRQTVVFSAFNTPELAELMRAHCHNWAGKVRLQQECPGTIQYLPVKARQTFSRFDAPTVAADPDARFNYFTKAIVPLLTKRNAKDANGTLIFIPSYLDFVRVRNFFANNPIVESVTFGTISEYADIPEASRARSHFLTGRHKVLLYTERAHHFRRYQIKGVKRVIMYSLPDNPLFYREIAGGYLQKSEQSLMVEHGQGVVRVMFSKYDLMKLERIVGTSRVGKMIKEQGDTFDFV encoded by the exons ATGGGACCAAGAGGAGGTGCAGGATTTAGAGGAGGACCTCGGGGAGGCTCGCGTGGAGGCTCGCGTGGAGGATCAAGAGGCGGCgcaagaggaggatttgcatcccgaggaagaggtggaacGAGAGgtagagggcgaggaagagcaCGCGCACCGACAGAACCACGCAGCGCCAAGTTTGACAGCGCACGACTTGCGAATGATGA TGATTCCCAAAGTGAAGATGAAGGTGTtccagatgaggaggaggagcagtcTGATGTCATGAGTCTTGTTGATTCGGattcggatgaggaggaggatgccacGTCCGCTCAGCCATATGTAAATCTCATGAAGAGACTCATTGAGACTAACCCGCAAAAGGCAAAGAGGAGAAAGCTTGACCATGCTCCAGCAGAGGACAATCAACCAGAGGCAGCGCCAGCGCCAGAATCtggcgacgaggatgagaGAGACGATGAGCAGGAAGAGCAAAGAGATGTTGACGAAGTTgaagaggctgaggaggaccCCGCTGATATCCAACCCGAAGATCTCTttgatgaggacgatgatcTGGACGAGACCGACCCATTCGAAACTCACATCTCAAACCCCGACGAAAACACAGTACCGGCAAGAGTGCGAGCTGCGCAAAACGGAAAATGGAAGATGCAACGGCAGCCTTTTGAGTCCACCAGGGCCTATTGGAGTTATCCACAGACTGAGGATGGACAGGAGTTGCCATTACCAGCACCAATAACGAATGTTTCGAATCTGCATCTCAAAAAACGGCTGAAGGAGGTTATGGAATCCAAAAGATCAACCTTTGGCTCTGTTGAGAAGACCGTGGCACCGTTCCTTTTCAACTACCGGGATATGCTGTACTGCGACAGAACAGTTGGATCATCACAGGATCTTCGGAATCTGGCGGCCTTGCATGCTCTCAATCATCTTTACAAGACCCGCGACCGAGTGATCAAGAACAACGCCAGACTCGCCAAAGCCGATGCCAACGAAGACCTCGAGCTTAGGGATCAGGGCTTCACCCGTCCCAAAGTTCTCATGCTACTCCCAACTAGGCAGTCATGTGTCAAGATGGTCGACAGCATTCTTTCTGTTTGCCAACCAGACCAGCAGGAGAACAGGAAGCGTTTTGAAGACGGATATATCGAAAAGCTTTCCAAGTTCTCTGATGACAAGCCAGAAGATTTCCGGGACCTCTTCTCAggcaacgacgacgacatgttCCGCCTCGGGATGAAGTTCACCCGCAAATCTGTCAAGTACTTTTCTCAGTTCTACAACTCGGACATCATCTTTGCCAGTCCTCTGGGTCTCCGTATGGCCATCGGTTccgaagaagaaagaaaggtcGACTTTGACTTCCTCTCGTCGATCGAGCTCGTCATTGTCGATCAAGCCGACGCTCTCCTGATGCAGAACTGGGAGCACGTCGAGTTTATCTTCGAGCACCTCAACATCCAGCCCAAGGACGCCCACGGCTGCGACTTTAGCCGTGTCCGCAGCTGGTACCTCGACGATCAGGCCAAGTATTTTCGCCAGACTGTCGTATTCTCAGCCTTCAACACCCCCGAACTGGCCGAGCTCATGCGTGCCCACTGTCACAACTGGGCCGGCAAAGTCCGTCTCCAACAAGAATGCCCCGGCACAATCCAATATCTCCCTGTCAAGGCTCGCCAAACATTCAGCCGCTTCGACGCCCCCACCGTCGCCGCCGACCCAGACGCCCGTTTCAACTACTTCACCAAGGCCATCGTGCCTCTTCTCACCAAGCGCAATGCCAAAGACGCCAACGGCaccctcatcttcatcccTTCCTATCTCGACTTTGTCCGGGTCAGAAACTTCTTCGCCAATAACCCCATCGTGGAGTCTGTCACCTTTGGTACCATATCCGAATACGCGGACATCCCCGAGGCTTCCAGGGCGAGGTCTCATTTCCTGACGGGAAGGCACAAGGTGCTGCTGTACACCGAGCGAGCCCACCACTTTAGACGGTATCAGATCAAGGGTGTCAAGAGGGTGATTATGTACTCGTTACCGGACAACCCGCTTTTCTACCGAGAGATTGCGGGTGGCTACCTCCAGAAGAGCGAGCAGAGCTTGATGGTGGAGCACGGACAGGGAGTGGTCAGGGTGATGTTTAGCAAGTATGACTTGATGAAGCTGGAGAGGATTGTGGGGACTTCGAGGGTAGGAAAGATGATCAAGGAGCAGGGGGACACTTTTGATTTTGTATAG
- a CDS encoding uncharacterized protein (EggNog:ENOG503NYNR; MEROPS:MER0030133; COG:J) — MAVDQENFVHLTRPLAPTLLGFGAGSAPLTVNIQPQSVFSIIDHAVRRDINGSNSNRVIGALVGTRSEDGSEVEVRSAFAIPHVETDDQVEVDVDYQKNMLALTLKAAPREQLLGWYTTSHELNSFSALIQNFFASPETGTFPHPAVHLTISSDAGSAISTKTYVSAPVTVVSERAADTCLFIEVPHKLLIADSDRSALSTVSSAAHTEARAAPVVSDIENLAQSLEVVSDLLERVSGFVGEVLDEERDGSHALGQYLMNALSLAPKVSNLQIENDFNNHIQDVLMVSYLANTIRTQIDLSQRLATATIVGFGGEAGEKKEGEEGEKKEGREGGGGGRGRGGKRGGRGGGRGGNQQREPREPRENGE, encoded by the exons ATGGCTGTCGACCAGGAGAACTTTGTCCACCTCACCAGGCCGCTTGCGCCCACCCTCCTGGGCTTCGGTGCCGGTAGCGCCCCGCTTACCGTCAACATCCAGCCCCAA TCTGTCTTCTCCATCATCGACCATGCCGTCCGCCGCGATATCAACGGCTCCAACTCGAACCGCGTAATCGGCGCCCTCGTTGGCACCCGCAGCGAAGATGGAAGCGAGGTCGAGGTCCGCTCTGCTTTCGCCATCCCCCACGTCGAGACCGACGACCAAGTCGAAGTCGATGTCGATTACCAAAAGAACATGCTCGCTTTGACTCTCAAGGCCGCCCCCCGCGAGCAGCTTCTCGGCTGgtacaccacctcccacgaGCTCAACTCTTTCTCGGCCCTTATCCAAAACTTCTTCGCCTCCCCAGAGACCGGCACcttcccccaccccgccgtccacctcaccatctcTTCCGACGCCGGCAGCGCCATCTCCACAAAGACGTACGTCTCCGCTCCGGTGACGGTTGTCTCTGAGCGCGCCGCCGATACCTGTCTCTTCATTGAGGTTCCTCACAAGCTGTTGATCGCCGACTCGGACCGCTCTGCCCTGAGCACcgtctcctcggccgccCATACCGAAGCTCGCGCCGCCCCTGTTGTCTCGGATATTGAGAACCTCGCCCAATCGCTCGAGGTTGTCTCTGACCTGTTGGAGCGTGTTTCCGGATTCGTCGGTGAGGTCCTCGACGAGGAGCGTGACGGCTCCCACGCCCTCGGGCAGTATCTTATGAACGCCTTGTCTCTTGCGCCCAAGGTGTCCAACCTCCAGATCGAGAACGActtcaacaaccacatccagGACGTCCTCATGGTCAGCTACCTGGCCAACACGATCCGCACCCAGATCGACCTGTCGCAGCGTCTTGCCACAGCCACCATTGTCGGATTTGGCGGCGAGGCcggtgagaagaaggagggcgaggagggcgagaagaaggagggccgtgagggcggcggtggcggtcgcggaaggggagggaagcgtggtggtcgtggcggtggccgtggtggaaATCAACAAAGGGAACCGAGGGAGCCCCGGGAGAATGGCGagtag
- a CDS encoding uncharacterized protein (COG:A; EggNog:ENOG503NW1R), producing the protein MLSDPQPCRMTREEREEAYNKARQRIFGSSENKENQNQDGEDSNGVSRASSVSAKDRVNGGKRKVNKQRRDDNEGFESRSQFVAWCGPQQPTWAAAGPQYYQVAAPQFNGQYQQQQPPQPVYQTTMQPMYGPGQPHPPQMMPGNGYPPHYNAVPQTFQTPAGPQPRAPLPPQPAYQAPNAPPVAGPMYNAPVPAIQQPAWPQQPQPQAQPQPQLQQPPAFTQGAYPPPRGSPVPGHAGIPYAFGQLPVNVNPNDPKSQHPIPGSYSRQSFNPKTQSFVPGGGIPMQQSTPPPAGSYGGTSSHHGSPHPQFNSPHLSYAGYQQPIPQPMPQPGYGPVPGAYSMTRQSSNASMTQYHNVHQPLHGIPPHAPQHMGGPPHMAPKSNGPPGQQTYSHLPNYGNPATLPQKPST; encoded by the exons ATGTTGTCTGACCCCCAGCCCTGCAGGATGACGCGAGAGGAGCGAGAAGAGGCGTACAACAAAGCCCGTCAACGCATTTTTGGAAGTAGTGAAAATAAGGAGAATCAGAACCAAG ATGGCGAGGACAGTAATGGTGTCTCTCGTGCCAGCTCTGTTTCCGCCAAGGATAGAGTCAACGgtggaaaaagaaaggtCAACAAGCAACGACGAGATGACAACGAGGGCTTTGAGTCTCGCTCGCAGTTCGTTGCTTGGTGCGGGCCCCAACAACCTACCTGGGCGGCTGCAGGGCCTCAGTATTATCAGGTCGCTGCACCTCAGTTCAACGGGCAataccagcagcaacagccgccACAACCGGTGTATCAGACCACCATGCAGCCCATGTATGGACCTGGCCAACCGCATCCTCCCCAGATGATGCCTGGCAATGGATATCCTCCTCATTACAATGCCGTGCCTCAGACC TTTCAGACTCCGGCTGGACCACAACCAAGAGCTCCACTGCCACCTCAGCCGGCCTACCAGGCTCCTAATGCCCCCCCAGTGGCCGGGCCGATGTACAACGCTCCTGTCCCGGCCATTCAGCAGCCAGCATGGccgcaacaaccacaaccccaggCGCAGccccaacctcaacttcaacagcCCCCAGCCTTCACTCAGGGTGCTTATCCGCCTCCGCGGGGGAGCCCTGTTCCTGGCCATGCTGGGATTCCTTATGCCTTTGGACAGCTTCCTGTCAATGTCAACCCCAACGATCCCAAGAGCCAGCATCCAATTCCTGGGAGCTACAGCCGTCAGTCCTTTAACCCAAAGACGCAGTCTTTTGTGCCCGGCGGCGGAATCCCCATGCAGCAGTctacgccgccgccggctgGTTCATATGGAGGAACAAGCTCTCACCACGGCAGTCCGCATCCTCAGTTCAACTCACCTCACTTGAGTTACGCCGGGTACCAGCAGCCGATTCCGCAGCCAATGCCGCAGCCCGGTTATGGGCCGGTGCCCGGTGCCTACAGTATGACGAGACAGAGCTCCAACGCCTCCATGACGCAGTACCACAATGTGCATCAACCTCTGCACGGCATCCCCCCGCATGCGCCGCAGCATATGGGCGGTCCACCACACATGGCACCCAAGTCCAACGGGCCGCCAGGACAGCAGACATATAGCCACCTACCGAACTACGGCAACCCAGCCACATTGCCGCAGAAACCCTCgacttga